From one Streptomyces sp. SCSIO 30461 genomic stretch:
- a CDS encoding RNA polymerase-binding protein RbpA, with product MSERALRGTRLVVTSYETDRGIDLAPRQAVEYACQNGHRFEMPFSVEAEIPPEWECKACGAQALLVDGEGPEEKKGKPARTHWDMLMERRTREELEEVLAERLAVLRSGAMNIAVHPRDSRKSA from the coding sequence ATGAGTGAGCGAGCTCTTCGCGGCACGCGCCTCGTGGTGACCAGCTACGAGACCGACCGCGGCATCGATCTGGCCCCGCGCCAGGCGGTGGAGTACGCATGCCAGAACGGACATCGTTTCGAGATGCCGTTCTCGGTTGAGGCGGAGATTCCGCCGGAGTGGGAGTGCAAGGCGTGCGGCGCCCAGGCACTCCTGGTGGACGGGGAAGGCCCCGAAGAGAAGAAGGGCAAGCCCGCGCGTACACACTGGGACATGCTCATGGAGCGGCGTACGCGTGAGGAGCTGGAGGAGGTACTGGCCGAGCGGCTGGCCGTCCTGCGCTCCGGGGCCATGAACATCGCGGTGCACCCGCGTGACAGCCGGAAGTCCGCGTAA